Below is a window of Methanosarcinales archaeon DNA.
TTTTTTTTAGGATATTGAACATCGATCCACCTACATATCATTACCAGAATATGATAAGCTTAAACTCTTGTTTATGAGAGGGAAATCCGGCACGATATTATCCAGCACAGCATACTCAATGGCCAGCCAGTTACAGAAGGATGGATCCCTTACCTTGCATCTCTCGATCCTCCCGTCACGGACCATAACCCAGTACAGTGTTTCACCTCGCGGTGCCTCTGTATACCCAAGGGCACATCCATCTGGTATGTCCCTGATGTGTGTTTTAATATCTCCCTCTGGTAAGGATTGCAATGCCTGCTCAATAATACTCATTGATTCATTAACTTCATCAGCACGAACAGACGTCCTGGCAAATACATCCCCTTTATCCTGCACCTTTACCTTAAAATCAAATTCCTGATAAGCCGCATACGGATGGTCACATCTGGTGTCCCTTCTAATACCTGAAGCCCGTGCTATGGGACCCACTACATGCAATGACCGTGCAATCTCTTCACTAATGAATCCTGTCGTTTCCATTCTATCTACCACAGAAGGAGTGTTTAACAGCAATTCCATCAATCCTCTGAAATCGTGCTGAAGCGTTGATAATCTTGATATAATATATTGCTTATTGCTGAGGTCACGCCGAATACCACCTATGGTATTCATGCCCCTGAGCAATCTGCTGCCTGTGAGTGCTTCGTTCAACCTTAACAAATCTTCCCTGAGCTTATTAGCATGTGCAGCCCCGGCATAATAGCCTACATCAGTTGCAATTCCACCAATATCACCCACATGGTTATACAATCTTTCAAGTTCTAGCAGGATTGTCCGTATATATTTTGCCCGGGACGGAATCCCGATACCTGCTATCTGCTCAATTGCCTGACAAAAAGCCACAGCATGGGCCATTGAGTTGTCACCAGATATGCGTTCTGACAGAAACACCGCTTTATTGATTTCCAGATTCTCAAATAATTTCTCCACTCCCTTGTGGGTATAGAAATGCCTGATCTCAAGATTGAGTATGGGTTCACCTGCGACACTGAACCTGAAATGTCCCGGTTCTATGACACCCGCATGAACAGGTCCCACCGGGATCTCATACACACCTTCACCCTCAACATGGCGGTATATATATTCCCCTTCCACACGCTTAGGGGTTGAACTGATATCAAAGTCTTTTCTTAAGGGATAGCACCCATGAGGCCAGTCCTCGAACACGACCAGCCGTCTCGGGTCCGGGTGTCCCACTGGAGTCAGGCCAAACATATCATGTATCTCACGTTCATACCAGTTGGCAGCCGGGATCCTGTGGGTAAGGGTCTGGAATTGAGGTGCTGCCTCGTCTACATATATCCTGATAATAATAAATGCATCTTCGTTATCAAAGGAAAAAACGTAATGAATTTTGAAATGTCCCGCAGTTCCTCTCTCATCCGTGGTAAACATCAACACAAGCGGGGCATTGAAATGAGTGTACAGATAATTACAAATACCTATTACAGCATCATTTTCAACAGTAAGATATAACTCGTTAGATGCAACCTTTCGCTGAAGGATCTGCGATTTGAATTCATATATGACAGTATCAAAAACTTCATTCATATTATCATCTCACAATTTCCACCACGTTCATGATCATCTCATAAAACGGTTGAGGAATGTACACTCCAAGTACCAGTACGAACACCATAAGAAATACCATTGCTCCAAGGTTCCATCTACTTACTTCCCCCTTCACATCTGGATGTGGTGTGCCTAGTGCCATTCTGCTGATGTGGTTGAAGAATCCGGCAAAGATCATTATGATAAATAAAAGTACCAGCACCGTGGAGACTATTTTCCCCTGGGAAAATCCTGCCGCCAGCACAGTAAATTCACTTATGAAAATCCCAAACGGCGGTGAGCCTGTTATGGCAAGTCCTCCTAATATCAGCATTGTGCCTGTCAGGGGCATTGACTTGACGACCCCGCTCACCTTATCTATCCTTTTAGTCCCATATTTCAAAAGTACGTTCCCTGCCCCAAAGAACATCAGTGACTTGGTCACCGCGTGATTGAACATGTGCAACAAAGCACCATATGTTCCAAGAACGCCCCCGAAACCGATGCCTACCGCTATTATCCCCATGTGTTCCACACTACTGTAGGCGAGGAGCCGTTTATAGTCCTTCTGCAATATGATGAAAGGGACCGCTATGCCAAGGGAAAGAAGTCCGAAGATGATCAGGAGATTGTTGGTAAAATCTGCACCTGTGGATGGGGCGGTAATGGTGCGGAAGCGGATAATGGCATACATGGCGCAATTCAGTAATACGCCAGAAAGTAGTGCGCTTACCGGAGAGGGGGCCTCGCTGTGAGCATCAGGCAGCCAGGTATGCATGGGGGCAAGTCCGACCTTTGTACCATAACCTATCAAAATAAATATGAACGCGATCTTCATGAGCATGGGATCGAACCGTTCTGCAACAGTAATAAGGTGAGCCCAGTTAATAGCTTCCTGGTGCTCACCAAATACCTGGACGGCTGCATAATAGGTCAGTATAGTTCCGAACAGTGCGAAGGTAATGCCAACAGTACATATTATCAGATATTTCCATGCGGCCTCCACGGATGATTTTTTTGAATAAAGGATCATAAGAGGCGCCGAAATAAGCGTGGTCATTTCTATGGCGATCCAGAGGCCGAGAATATTGGTCACACCCACCAGCAGCATGCTAAACATGAAGAGATGGAACAGGCCGTAATACAGTCTCAGTCTCTTCATATCCATGCTGCCGTGTCGTATTTCATATCCCATGTAGCCGATGGAATACATTGACACTGTAAAACCCACCAGCGAGACGATGAGTACCAGATATGCACTGAAAGCGTCAGCAAACAGCATATCTTTCCATGTGACAACTGTTCCTTCCCTGAAGACCCTGACCACCAGAGACGATCCCAATAGCAGCGTTACTGTTGATCCTGTCAGGTTTATGATCTCGATCTGTTTTTGCTTTTTTAAAGTGAAGCATAACAGGCTTGTAAAAACCGGCGCCAGCAGTAAATATTCGATCATTGTATCATTCCATTAATGTGGTCAACCTGTCTGTATCGATGGTCTCGAATGTCCTGTTTATCCTGAAGATCAAGACACCCATAATGAGCGCACCAACCAGGATGTCAAAAAATATACCGAGTTCTATTAACAGGGGCATCCCGTATGTAAGGGAAATTGCTCCCAGAAACAGCCCGTTCTCCATTATAAGAATACCCAGCATCTGCAATATCGCTTTTTTGCGGCTGATCATGATGAATAGCCCGATAAGGAGCAGTGACATGGAAGCGGACAGGGCATAACTGGAAAGTCCGGTATCGTGGTTGATCGAGCGTGCCAGATAATATGAAATAACTACCAGCACACCCCCTATCAAAAGAGATGGTGAAATATTAACAAATAATTCGATCTCCCTTTTTACTTTGAGCTCCCTGATGATATAAAAAAACAAATACGGGATAATGACGGCTTTAATGATCAGAGTAAGTAAAGCTACGATATAGATATCGCTCCTGCCTGTTGAATAAGCTACTATACCTGCCACGCAGGCTATCAGCAATGACTGGAACTGGAATGCACGAACACAGGTATAGAGTCGCTTCGAACCTAACACCATGAATGTGGAGACCAGGATTATTGCAATGATGGACTGCATAAGACCAGACCCGAACATAATTTCCGACATGTTATACGCCTCTCATGATAATAACAAAAACTATGGCTAAAAATGCCATCATAAGAGAGATTGACATCAGATCTGAGAGCCTGAACAATCTCCATTTTGCTGTTGTGCTCTCTACCACGGCCATGCAGACTCCCAGCACACCTACCTTGATGACGAAGAATAGCAAAGAAGCCACCATCCCTATATTCAAACCTGAAGATATGCCCCACGGGAAGAAGATGTTGGCAAGCAGCGAGAACACCAGTAACTGTTTCACCATTACCCCAAGTTCCACCATAGCCAGCTGTTTTCCAGAATATTCAAGGATCATGGCTTCATGGATCATGGTCAATTCAAGATGAGTTGCCGGGTTGTCCACCGGGATCCTGCCGGTCTCGGCTATGGCAATAATAAAAAATGCCACAAAAGCAAGCAGGTGTGAAGGTGACATAACACCAAAGCCCTGTAATGAGACTTCTGAAGAAATTAATCCCAGATTCGTGGTTCCCACATTCACTGCCACTGCAAAGATCGAAAGCATCATTGCAGGCTCCACAAGTGAAGCCACGAACATTTCACGGCTGGCACCCATACCCCCGAATGAGCTGCCTGTATCCAGTGCTGCCAGTGCAATGAAGAACCGGGCCAGTGCAAATAGGTAAACCACTGCAATCAGATCCCCGGCAAACCCAAGTGGCAACACCGTGGCATATAAAGGGATCAAAAGACCTGCTGCAAGTATGGATGCAAATGAGATCACGGGTGCTGCATGGAATAGCCATGAAGCTTTATCTGACACAACAGAGTCTTTGCGCATGAGTTTTATCAGTTCATGATAGGATTGAAATAAACCGGGGCCTTTTCGTAACGTGAAGAATGCTTTCACTTTTTTGATCAATCCGTTCAATAGCGGGGCCAGTGCCAGAATGATCAGTAACTGAAAGAGAACAATCACGAGCTGTACGATCATTTCAGAGACCACCCGCAATAATAGATATCAGAAGGAGTACCAGTACTACAAAGATATAGGCCAGGTATGCATGGATACTGCCAATCTGGATAATCTTTAGCCTCCTGGAGATCGACAGTATGAATTCTACAAGTGGATCGTATAGATATTGTTCAAATACCTGCTCGATGTGGGATTCGAACTTGAAAGAGGTCTTGAAGAACTGCGAATTCGAATATGTGGTATGGATCTCCCTGTGTGGCCTATATATATTTCCCAGCCACATCCGTATAGGTTTTGAGAAAGCTGTTGCAGTGTATTCATTCCTTGCTGTGGATTCGGGCTGGCCACATCCCCACGTTTCATATTTCGAGGTCCGGTTAGATCGTAACAGTATGATCGGTATCAGTATTAGCAAAATTATCAATAATGCAATCCATGTGGTGGAAATACTGCCACCAAATGAAGGTATAGTGGCAATGGAAAGATTAGAAGTGATCTGTGAAGCGATACTTGTGCCTATAATTGGTGCCGAGACCGAATCAAGTATTCCCACCACATAAAAGGCCGAGATTCCAAGTACGATACACATGAAGGAGAGGATTCCCATCCCTGCCAGCATGGAGATGGGTACTTCTTTTGCACTTTCGGCATGTTCGGTCCTGGGCAGCGCAAGAAAACTTATCCCAAATGCCTTGACAAAACATGCTGCAGCAAGCGCACTTGTAAGGGCAAGGGCTGCCCCACTGGAAAGAACCAGGATGGTTACCATGTTATTTGTCAGGTTTATGCTGAGCAACTGGGCATGGAACATCAGCCATTCACTGACAAAACCGTTCAAAGGAGGAAGAGCAGATATGGATACGGCACCTATGAGGAAGAACAGGGCCGTCCATGGCATCTTCTTTATAAGACCGCCCAGTGCTTCAATATCCTTTGTATGGGTTGAATATATTATCGAACCTGCTCCCAAAAACAGTAGGGATTTGAACATAGCGTGGTTTATAAGATGATAGAGTCCTGCAATTAATCCGAACGCCGCCAGATCAGGATGTCCCGAGGACATGAAGATCATGGCCAAACTCACTCCTATAAGGATGATACCAATATTCTCCACACTGTGATAAGCCAGCAGGCGCTTTATATCATGCTCCATTAGGGCATACATCACGCCCAGAAGCGATGAGATACAGGCAACTATCAGGAGAAGTACCCCCCACCATAATACATCAGCACCCAGGAAATCAAAGCAAACCCTGATCAGCATATATATTGCAGTTTTTATCATAACACCTGACATCAATGCAGACACATTGCTTGGTGCCGCCGGATGTGCATATGGGAGCCAGATATGCAGCGGTACGATCCCAGCCTTTGTCCCGAAACCGATTAAGGCGAACAGGAATACCATATCCTTGAAAGAAGAAGGCAGTAACTCACCAGCACCCTGGAATGATTCAAAATTGAAACTGCCGCTTGCACCTGCCAGGATCAGGAAGGACAGGATGATAAATCCCGTACCTATATGGGTCATTATTATGTAGATAAGACCCGCACGTCTGGTTTCTGGCTTTTCATGTTCATAGATCACAAGGAAATAGGATATGACAGACATCAATTCCCAGACAATCAGGAACATGACTGCATTACTGGCTGATACCACCAGGATCATTGAAAGAATGAACATGTTATATAACAGACCAAGGTATCCAATGTCCTTTTTCCCGAAATATTCCTTTACATAGCCGATTGAATAAATGGAGACCGCCAATGATGTGATGGAAATCACCAGAATGAAAAACGCAGACAATTTATCTATAGAAACACCGAATTTCAAAATGGAAGTTCCTGGTAGATTAAGGACAAAAGTATTGCCTAACATTACAGACCATGAAAAGATGATCCCAAAAACGGATGCAATAAATGAACTTATGAATGATGCATATGTTACAAGACGATCGTTTCTATGAAAAACGATAGACAAAGCTCCCCCAATCAAATATGTGAAAATAATCCCTAAGAACAAGAATGTAGAAACCATGAATTCTCAAAGAAATTTATTGATTCCTGTCATCAAATCAGGATATAAAATTGTAATTATGAATTGTATTGGACATTCCAGCTTTTTTTAATTATTTAACAGATTGGTCATTAAAGTTGTTTATGTATTTAAATATATCAATGGATTGGAATATTACACAAGAATTATAGTCCATTCAATCTATAACCCGTTTGCATGGATAAAGAAAAAATTAATGTTCTTACAATACCAGGCTTAAGCGTTGATATGGAAACCACTGGCGGTATGCGACTTATGGCTTCAGGACCCTTGAGCGCTGCCTGCAGGCCAGCCTTGAACCGCATCAATGACCGGCTGCGGGAAGAGAAGCCCGCCCGTGTCGATGAAGATTCGGTAATCGCATCCACGTGGCTGCCGCCCATTCCCAGCAAGGTGTTCAACAGATTGATCCGTGCTGAGGTCAGCTGTGCATTAGGTAAATACGTGCCAGAAACCGTTTCCATCGAGATCACCAGGGAATGTAAATGCAACTGTGAACACTGCACGGTCAGTGAAGGCAAGGGTGAAATGACCACTGATCAAATAAAAAGTATCATCGATCAGGCTCTGGACATGGGAGCATTCATTATTACCTTTACAGAAGGCGATCCCATGTTGCGGGACGATATCTTTGAGCTTGTGGAATATGTTGACAAAGATAAGGCCATAGTCAATCTATTCACTCCTGGTACGGAGATTACTCCTGAAAAAGCTGCCAGGCTCAAGCATGCTGGTCTTCACAACCTGCTTATCAGCATCTACAGCACTGACCCGACCAAACACGACGAGACCAGGCGGCTGGAAGGTGCTTATAAAAAGGCAGTGGATGCCATTAAAATGGGAGTGGATGCCGGCTTGCTGGTTACCATGACCACCCATATCTCACCCGAGCGCATGTTCGAACTGCCCGGTTTATACGATCTGGCTGGCCGGTTAGGAGTTCATGAATTCAGTATCTGGGAGAGCGTCGCCAAGCGCCCGGGTGATAGGGTGATATCTGTTGATGAAAGAAAAGTAATTTTAGATATGCATAAAACCCTTAACCAGCCGGGGCCTGGTCCCAGGGTATTTACCAATTCCTTCTTTGAAGGTGAGATGCTGGGATGTATGGCAGGCAGGCGCTGGGCTCATGTATGCGTGGATGGTTCTGTCAAAGCATGCCCCTATATGCCATTTGATTTCGGGAATGTGTTGGATGGAAAAGAACTTGAGGGCGCCTGGAAGACTATCAGGTCCTTAAAAGATTTTAAAGGCCGCAGGAATCTATGTATGATGCAGGACCCGCAATTCCTTATAAATCTTGAGAAGATACCAGAAGGTGCTGGTTCGAAATATAGTCATAAGGACATTTTGCAATAATTTCGGCTTGACCAAACGTATAAGATTTATGTTTTTTCAATATTATTCTGGAGGAATAGGAGCCATTTTGGATTTGTGTCGATTATTTTCGATACGTTTTATAAGACTATTTATTACTTCTACTTCGATACCATAACGGTTTATTACATATTCCTTAGATGCATTTTTATCCAGCAATTCTGAGAACACATTATCGATCTGTTCATAACTCAAACCCAGTTCATTCTCGTCTGTCTGGCCCGCCCAGAGACCTGCTGAAGGAGGTTTATCAATGATATGTTTCGGCACCTTAAGATAATCTGCCATTTTTCTGACCTGAGTCTTGTACAGGTTGCCCATTGGTTCAATGTCCACACCTCCGTCTCCGAATTTCGTGAAATATCCTAACAAAAGTTCGGTCCTGTTACTTGTCCCGACAACCATGCATTTCATAATATTGGCATAATAATAAAGTATACACATCCTTATCCTTGCTTTCAGATTTCCGGTAGCAACGATCTCTGAATCTAGCACTTCCGGTATTGAATATAAAAATGAATCCAGAATATTTGCTATTTCCACCACAGAATATTCAATACGCAGGATATCTCCAACTTCTGTAGCATCAAGTATATCGTGGGCAGTAGTTGAGCTTTTTTCAGGCATAATCACGCCCAGCACATTTTCTCTACCAAGCGCTTTTACAGTCAAGTAAGTGGTGAGTGTTGAATCAATGCCGCCGCTCATCCCGATCACAGCACCTTTGGTGCCTGATTGCTTTGAATAGGATCTAATAAAATGAGTGATTTTCTTACAGGTTTTTTCAGGATCAAAATCTGACATATTATCTCAAAATATGTTTCAATAATATATATTATTTATATATCTTTCATCATTGCAATTTCGTCACAATCAGGGAAACGTGTACATTTAATACACATACTCCACAGCTTGTGGGGAAGTGATGATTTATCTACTATCTTAAATCCATGAAGTGCAAAAAATTCGTTAGCATAAGTAAGTGTTACCACATGCTTTAAACCTAATTCCGATGCCTCTTTCATACAGGCTTCAAATATTTTTGTGCCGTGTCCTTTCCTTAGTTCTTCTGGTGTTACTGCGAGGGATAAGATCTCACCATAATATTCCCATGTAACATGGAGGGCACCGCAGGCAATGACCTTCCCATCGTTTTCTATTACATAGAAGTCCCTGATATTTTCGTAAATTTCACCTATGGCTCTGGGAAGCATGATCTCTTTTAGAGCATAAATATTAATGAGCTGCCGTATCTGCGGCACGTCCTCAACTCTGGCCTTTCTTAACAAGAATATTTATCCTCCTACAAATTTTAATTTAATATTTGTTGTTATTTTCAAGCTGATATTTCACATTCCGGGCATATTGAATCACATCACGCTTCAATCTTTCTTCAATAAAAGAAATCAAGGATAGCAAAAATATACTTTTAGGCTCTAATTCTAACCTGTAGTAAACCTGTGTAATGGAACTGGAATTCTCTTTCAGGTTAATTTGACCGCTCATCTTAATGCCTTTTGCTTTCCCCTCCCACGTTCCATAGTAAGGTGGATCTACTTCCACGTTTCTACTTTGCATCTCGACCCGTTTTATAAACGGACCGAACTGCATCTCCATTATCCATAAAGTAGTATCCGGACCTGTTACTTCACATGACAGCAATCCGGGGATACAGTGGGTATGCTTCCCGGGATTACTCATGACACCCCATACCTTTTCTATGGGTGCATTAACTTCAAATTCAATGTGTGATTCAGGCATACAAATCTACTTTTGGCTAATTACGTACTGTTAAGTTCAGAAATTATGTATTCTTAATCTTTTTTTTATAAGGCAAGTATGTTTCGGCGTGTTAGGAAGTAGAGAATGATTATAATCAATATTATGTTATTCTATCATAATAGCGGGTTTCCCTGGTAAAGCGTTAGCTGCCTTCTTCTCCCGGGAATCCTCTTCAATATTAAATTCTACCAGACAACCGAACCAGGATTCCAGGATCGATGAAGCATTATTTAAGAAAATGTATTCGTCCTGCTGCGACATTTCAACTGACGGGGCCAATGCAGGATCATTCATATATTTGCCTAGAATCTGGTTCACCTGTTTACCATAACGCTTTAAATCAGTTCCCATTATGGCTTTCATTATCTGACCCCTGTCCTTCGTTTGGGCAAACTCCTGCTTGAAAAGTTCTGCCAATTCGAATTTCCAGCTGGCTGCGTTGAATATTCCAATCCTTTGAGGAGATGTTATCCTGGCGATCTTGAGGATCTCCCTGATGTCTTCTGCAAGGTCATGAAGCATATTCCACTTGAACTCGTCTAATGGATTTACCACCGATTCATCGTATGAAGGCCACCGTGTATTACCAATAAAATCAACATGCCCCATTGTCTCCCAAACCTCTTCACACAGGTGTGGTGTCACAGGACTAAGTACAATGGTTGCGATCATTCTGGCATTATCGAAGATATCCATATTAACCGGATGCTCCTTATAAGCTGATATCTCATCGATCAGGGCCATTACATTGTTTATGGCATCTTTGAGCTTTAATTCTTCATAGCTCGAGGTAACGTTCTTAATAGTTTTTTGGGTGAAGAATCTAAGGTAATTGTCCCTGGCATCCACCTCGTCTTTGACTTCCTCAGGTGATTCAATCAGGACTCTATAGACTTTTTCCAGGAATTTGTAAACGCTTTCGATACCATAATCTGACCATTCCAGTTCCCTTTCGGGATTTGAGCCGAACAGGATAAAGAAACGTGAAGCATCAACTCCATAATTGTTCATCAACATCTGGGGGTCCACTACATTGCCCAGGCTCTTGGACATCTTTGCGCTCTTCATGACAATTTTGCTATCACACGCAATACATGAATCCTCCTGATAATCACCTGGAGGCAGGAACCTGCAACAGACATCACAATATGAAGCTTCTTTATTTACCATACCCTGGCACAGCAGCCTGCTGAAGGGCTCGTCTATATCGGTCAGCCCGATGTCCCTTAGGGCTTTTGTAAAGAACCTGGCATACAACAGATGAAGAATGGCATGTTCGATACCACCAATATACTGGTCCACCGGCATCCAGTATTCGGCCGAATCCTTTTCGAATGGCACGTCCTGGGTGTGGGGACTGCAGTATTTGAAGAAATACCATGATGAATCCACGAAAGTGTCCATGGTATCTGTCTCCCTGCGAGCCGGGGCACCGCAGGTGGGGCAGGTAGTATTAACAAAACTCTCAGAAGTTTCAAGCGGATTACCACTACCTGTAAATTCCACATCCTTTGGCAGTTTAACAGGCAGATCTTGTATTTGAACAGGTACAATACCACAGCTTTCGCAATATATTATGGGAATGGGGGTGCCCCAGAATCGCTGCCTGGATATGAGCCAATCCCTCAATTTGTAATTGACCATACGCTTGCCCAATTTCATTTCTTCCAGTTTCTTGCTGATCGAGACAATGGCTTCCTGGTTTTCCATACCATCGAATTCACTGCTGTGCACTAGTACACCGTCATCTACGAAAGCTTCAGTCATTTCAGAAGCAATAAGCTCCTGATCCCGGGGCCGGATCACAACTTTTATTGGAATATCATGTACCCTGGCAAATTCAAAATCCCTCTGGTCATGGGCAGGGACTGCCATCACTGCTCCGGC
It encodes the following:
- a CDS encoding NADH-quinone oxidoreductase subunit C is translated as MNEVFDTVIYEFKSQILQRKVASNELYLTVENDAVIGICNYLYTHFNAPLVLMFTTDERGTAGHFKIHYVFSFDNEDAFIIIRIYVDEAAPQFQTLTHRIPAANWYEREIHDMFGLTPVGHPDPRRLVVFEDWPHGCYPLRKDFDISSTPKRVEGEYIYRHVEGEGVYEIPVGPVHAGVIEPGHFRFSVAGEPILNLEIRHFYTHKGVEKLFENLEINKAVFLSERISGDNSMAHAVAFCQAIEQIAGIGIPSRAKYIRTILLELERLYNHVGDIGGIATDVGYYAGAAHANKLREDLLRLNEALTGSRLLRGMNTIGGIRRDLSNKQYIISRLSTLQHDFRGLMELLLNTPSVVDRMETTGFISEEIARSLHVVGPIARASGIRRDTRCDHPYAAYQEFDFKVKVQDKGDVFARTSVRADEVNESMSIIEQALQSLPEGDIKTHIRDIPDGCALGYTEAPRGETLYWVMVRDGRIERCKVRDPSFCNWLAIEYAVLDNIVPDFPLINKSLSLSYSGNDM
- a CDS encoding hydrogenase 4 subunit F; its protein translation is MIEYLLLAPVFTSLLCFTLKKQKQIEIINLTGSTVTLLLGSSLVVRVFREGTVVTWKDMLFADAFSAYLVLIVSLVGFTVSMYSIGYMGYEIRHGSMDMKRLRLYYGLFHLFMFSMLLVGVTNILGLWIAIEMTTLISAPLMILYSKKSSVEAAWKYLIICTVGITFALFGTILTYYAAVQVFGEHQEAINWAHLITVAERFDPMLMKIAFIFILIGYGTKVGLAPMHTWLPDAHSEAPSPVSALLSGVLLNCAMYAIIRFRTITAPSTGADFTNNLLIIFGLLSLGIAVPFIILQKDYKRLLAYSSVEHMGIIAVGIGFGGVLGTYGALLHMFNHAVTKSLMFFGAGNVLLKYGTKRIDKVSGVVKSMPLTGTMLILGGLAITGSPPFGIFISEFTVLAAGFSQGKIVSTVLVLLFIIMIFAGFFNHISRMALGTPHPDVKGEVSRWNLGAMVFLMVFVLVLGVYIPQPFYEMIMNVVEIVR
- a CDS encoding hydrogenase; this translates as MSEIMFGSGLMQSIIAIILVSTFMVLGSKRLYTCVRAFQFQSLLIACVAGIVAYSTGRSDIYIVALLTLIIKAVIIPYLFFYIIRELKVKREIELFVNISPSLLIGGVLVVISYYLARSINHDTGLSSYALSASMSLLLIGLFIMISRKKAILQMLGILIMENGLFLGAISLTYGMPLLIELGIFFDILVGALIMGVLIFRINRTFETIDTDRLTTLME
- a CDS encoding NADH-quinone oxidoreductase subunit H translates to MIVQLVIVLFQLLIILALAPLLNGLIKKVKAFFTLRKGPGLFQSYHELIKLMRKDSVVSDKASWLFHAAPVISFASILAAGLLIPLYATVLPLGFAGDLIAVVYLFALARFFIALAALDTGSSFGGMGASREMFVASLVEPAMMLSIFAVAVNVGTTNLGLISSEVSLQGFGVMSPSHLLAFVAFFIIAIAETGRIPVDNPATHLELTMIHEAMILEYSGKQLAMVELGVMVKQLLVFSLLANIFFPWGISSGLNIGMVASLLFFVIKVGVLGVCMAVVESTTAKWRLFRLSDLMSISLMMAFLAIVFVIIMRGV
- the hyfB gene encoding hydrogenase 4 subunit B — translated: MVSTFLFLGIIFTYLIGGALSIVFHRNDRLVTYASFISSFIASVFGIIFSWSVMLGNTFVLNLPGTSILKFGVSIDKLSAFFILVISITSLAVSIYSIGYVKEYFGKKDIGYLGLLYNMFILSMILVVSASNAVMFLIVWELMSVISYFLVIYEHEKPETRRAGLIYIIMTHIGTGFIILSFLILAGASGSFNFESFQGAGELLPSSFKDMVFLFALIGFGTKAGIVPLHIWLPYAHPAAPSNVSALMSGVMIKTAIYMLIRVCFDFLGADVLWWGVLLLIVACISSLLGVMYALMEHDIKRLLAYHSVENIGIILIGVSLAMIFMSSGHPDLAAFGLIAGLYHLINHAMFKSLLFLGAGSIIYSTHTKDIEALGGLIKKMPWTALFFLIGAVSISALPPLNGFVSEWLMFHAQLLSINLTNNMVTILVLSSGAALALTSALAAACFVKAFGISFLALPRTEHAESAKEVPISMLAGMGILSFMCIVLGISAFYVVGILDSVSAPIIGTSIASQITSNLSIATIPSFGGSISTTWIALLIILLILIPIILLRSNRTSKYETWGCGQPESTARNEYTATAFSKPIRMWLGNIYRPHREIHTTYSNSQFFKTSFKFESHIEQVFEQYLYDPLVEFILSISRRLKIIQIGSIHAYLAYIFVVLVLLLISIIAGGL
- a CDS encoding radical SAM protein, translated to MDKEKINVLTIPGLSVDMETTGGMRLMASGPLSAACRPALNRINDRLREEKPARVDEDSVIASTWLPPIPSKVFNRLIRAEVSCALGKYVPETVSIEITRECKCNCEHCTVSEGKGEMTTDQIKSIIDQALDMGAFIITFTEGDPMLRDDIFELVEYVDKDKAIVNLFTPGTEITPEKAARLKHAGLHNLLISIYSTDPTKHDETRRLEGAYKKAVDAIKMGVDAGLLVTMTTHISPERMFELPGLYDLAGRLGVHEFSIWESVAKRPGDRVISVDERKVILDMHKTLNQPGPGPRVFTNSFFEGEMLGCMAGRRWAHVCVDGSVKACPYMPFDFGNVLDGKELEGAWKTIRSLKDFKGRRNLCMMQDPQFLINLEKIPEGAGSKYSHKDILQ
- a CDS encoding NAD+ synthase; amino-acid sequence: MSDFDPEKTCKKITHFIRSYSKQSGTKGAVIGMSGGIDSTLTTYLTVKALGRENVLGVIMPEKSSTTAHDILDATEVGDILRIEYSVVEIANILDSFLYSIPEVLDSEIVATGNLKARIRMCILYYYANIMKCMVVGTSNRTELLLGYFTKFGDGGVDIEPMGNLYKTQVRKMADYLKVPKHIIDKPPSAGLWAGQTDENELGLSYEQIDNVFSELLDKNASKEYVINRYGIEVEVINSLIKRIENNRHKSKMAPIPPE
- a CDS encoding N-acetyltransferase → MLRKARVEDVPQIRQLINIYALKEIMLPRAIGEIYENIRDFYVIENDGKVIACGALHVTWEYYGEILSLAVTPEELRKGHGTKIFEACMKEASELGLKHVVTLTYANEFFALHGFKIVDKSSLPHKLWSMCIKCTRFPDCDEIAMMKDI
- a CDS encoding SRPBCC family protein; its protein translation is MPESHIEFEVNAPIEKVWGVMSNPGKHTHCIPGLLSCEVTGPDTTLWIMEMQFGPFIKRVEMQSRNVEVDPPYYGTWEGKAKGIKMSGQINLKENSSSITQVYYRLELEPKSIFLLSLISFIEERLKRDVIQYARNVKYQLENNNKY